In a single window of the Bactrocera dorsalis isolate Fly_Bdor chromosome 2, ASM2337382v1, whole genome shotgun sequence genome:
- the LOC105231905 gene encoding uncharacterized protein LOC105231905 isoform X2, with translation MESRKAKDLRVRVRRIKVNSSTCSSSTAPIADAVFTSSKTEVTDEMETETPCTSKSTLVPSNRSSPSTSDGDDFATVHFKLAAALEAHLLDWQSMKSALLAEAKLNFKLKSRSNEKTEDNETEPQSSDVEQQDSATEETRLSGVLLKARQDSDSSSTSSSDEDDDVPEILLLSPKPNVDTMETDRSMLLSKLPFSDPGVSVVDDKNPTAALSKILSLPPFDPHAPHLLVQLIIKNVVSLTQLSQREDNIIEVDIKKSLIAELAVSKKHRTLSPFMDASNIHVKHSNDEFFTFCSCKNCLKYREIVIHIMVEQFKTAHMVVMLLDVLIKAYGPMLKNRTAYNKFEKLLDANKEIYWIACGFVYNKKAEHMDFIYDDSLSDNMIFVLFSSILMVNNPLLLLQILAFHVECIVKAYAEGFIEIVEPDSNKIPAEEMLTYILDGYDDLCRISEQISSYLFAFENDFLRKFNLTWTLLCQRLYQLHVYSNLTDTMLACIITLKEDELTSRHASLIKKYIQFDDKMTCVEKRWADVWNELNKFNLSEAERKRRKCLLNVHRIFDTVVQDAIAFSLQEFDDDNDFYDFQCLENRQLAWQNIMAYTKMKWPDGFFKPPNTLVCEDKCKKCNVLLEYHTENCKCITCSIAGGPLPPRRSSDNTCYKCMAQSLIEKEVNLYESKILNVCTSDDFLSFVKSNSKRKGSTQDELDDEVCKTLPAVEGKIDDTIEMGQYHIAWAVFQHLNNRKRYRYASIDEKYFCKDCTSPSCLLARKILNNEVTHTLSLNLVQYYQQLSMSIEELRAILPNIMFYNRKMIAFNIGFDLADVHDLVVKIYWTFIISLYARYFMEFDLKCPLNLSYFELENSDIKLCTDKIIGNKDDTKFVKFLDKIKSLSPFKSQVESDFAFTVDVHTEEIQKKLDELLNFDDAQNPALSDQIPPPITNIEATTVVEDHPKKNCKEKMKKCCFDHSDLGDHCKENHSSKKRIKKECNHARMNETRDRLRKKLSQLINARKNMKAAAAAAAAANDPQQPPQPPLLPAQTTTPIASTSTKQPPSLKAVAKAAAAATAANSKTHNFTGNKLEDDDDSLVCLSTLCKRISHLHMNQTASSGQNAQPTTETPNAVGKKTPPAAVIGSSNIPMAKSANAAAWEAANREVTASKMANGKSASGGSEKGGGGSGSRDLSVLSVYLNSYSKEFLDNYSRDQSKVRKWINETLSYIEGGTGACSSNGKKPQPQTTNPKKAAKKAKQKQRKEEEKRIMELQDLRGQFQDIYFKEFTDKHKLKLLKGSKKRDKKQIGELETNIKKLQRAKARVETVILELIATVKQTNAEFKFSYLPTKEQQVEKLKAIEENASGVGASVSPDANVSSSVPSTIANAIDGINNLNAATGIVPGSSSYALPSAYAHANVPSASFSPYQIDFQSSQSATLGAGAATAGYGMIRAPMPTPMCYAPPPHQTLSPDVVAAMAANAACNSNTDPSKRIVTIRRVNLPNVPEPRVTVTAKGSSPDKDKLLYTFVNGQLVPTTAPPMTQLPVQQLSNVTEPRVTVSAKVNPADKDKLLYSFVNGQLVPTSTPPMTQLPLQQIPLPLPMQAPSPPPPIASSEIPAEHLSLTIPPPPLSKTQLKKERRRAAKLAAEQAAALAAAKEEQLRQEQECARAEKANQQKVNKKAKSKTDEPTQRRNETTTANSKSKNNPGKNAVTPSASTTSVSTAEAVEGVPKKGNKPLISASQRRSASTTTSCSAGTSLSATPVNSQMNTRENSVSSQKPTLGTADRAKNMKIMNKSASQQHKTLIQTQKTMPSQKQKDIVKGQQQTNKGNGSNKKALESENKEKAKSASPEPSETVEEEIEMRKRKKRKKEHTERERLIDNGQFGNNPFATLHTQDSDSDWYSDSSSYDETDSEDDQQTSPVIIVPQKTISNPPVSKSKVSLKATTTTTTSVPMASTTTNAAPDVAKPKTKTSGLKTKDEGTSNQQSLRSQNKKGKQEQRKDDGGVKKQQQHQQTVTPPPPSQQQSSQPKQRSATQPQRKNDKDRERERYRDRDTVSSKGKAKGKENVQAGQSSQPTGTVGNRTTGTTSVVGATTHRELPSKSGRQSSRQQKLTENPSQKPMQSQLQTQSQDPPRNRGGRGNRGGGGNGGCSGDGGGNDSRPKRGGGRYERGGRGSGGGNGGTNQNSSRHSADPNHQVSGVSVSAEGKPLSKRAQRQAQRNKKFQKQQHLHHNYEDCGAGIPNNMGYFNPDEVVIPPDPQPSLQHIQQQQRQYNSLPQQLQALHIGGNLSVKVNGQPPMQPSYASVSNGGNNATYQGMVPALSIMDQLNRGVQVENLSLPPGITLTKVDPVKSEQLRQKSESIRKLSKPLQQQQAQQPQSFHHKAGATIIAPPVAPVGNYFGATPYAGVAAAAAALEQSGIIMVEANPASNNNNKKASEKINAGNGTATGGGKPSKSKKRRNKSKQESNARSGNVAASTNGPIGGNIGDIVAEQNVNGQPKMITLRNPMFHGGAANAAATILQQQPGLVTGRPLGGLPLAAPIPMDQPAAIIKNENGMFTIRNPALHQAVTNGLALGGYRQFGNVSYYTPQEAAAEAVRATQLQQQQQQQQLNSANQMISTNNNGDGSSASSSSAFSYFSNTSSNASSGNAPASSSSSTGSVGPGTIGSTHNTISISCTSIDENGGSTSLTGSSGCGGGLTGDAAIIARPSPQQKCISAIGSEVKNALQQKQKCKEGTTPWPSFVGQELQNTVVPGADNLAAAAAAAAYLGGAGNGCVSNAGNGGVGGGAGGCLTAASLQEKYQQSSYYNGFVDVFPPTAQTSSSQMSTPAVHSANTGSLFDSANDCHLHHHNCGEDSPPPTITGYNSYLDGITNTGVIRYDDASFLKNLIPGQNLSNEVSIHNINDSNFTRSTTSPVAHRVEITPVYRSRPTSTTTNIYEHCPTSAALTQNALSEQQAKYHPTVVPNYNDTLADYGNDAGIFATNNLVNLNELDAGSAGTESDVESYQRYNYEYESQQQQQQQQNAMLDLNELLIKKSSHSPHAQCASPYLDEAAMDSFVQNISTLQISAAADEQCGGHMNGNGNGNSGVGSSGGGNNNSRSSAGAAGIPSNSATTTTANGWW, from the exons ATGGAATCAAGAAAGGCAAAAGATCTACGAGTGCGCGTACGACGCATAAAAGTAAACTCTTCCACCTGCAGCTCTAGCACTGCCCCAATAGCAGATGCTGTTTTTACTTCAAGTAAGACGGAAGTTACTGACGAGATGGAAACGGAAACTCCATGTACCAGCAAGAGCACGTTGGTACCATCTAATAGATCATCGCCTTCAACCTCTGACGGCGACGATTTCGCTACCGTACATTTTAAGCTAGCAGCCGCATTAGAAGCTCATCTTCTTGATTGGCAAAGCATGAAATCTGCACTATTAGCTGAAGCTAAACTTAATTTCAAACTTAAAAGTCGTAGCAATGAGAAGACAGAAGATAATGAAACCGAACCACAAAGCTCTGATGTAGAACAACAAGATTCTGCTACAGAGGAGACGCGATTGAGTGGCGTGCTATTAAAAGCGCGGCAAGATAGTGATAGCAGCAGTACTAGTTCCAGTGACGAAGACGACGATGTGCCTGAAATACTTCTGCTATCGCCAAAACCAAATGTGGATACCATGGAAACTGATCGTTCAATGCTATTATCAAAACTGCCGTTTTCGGATCCTGGTGTGTCGGTGGTGGACGATAAGAATCCAACTGCGGCTTTATCAAAGATACTCTCTCTGCCACCATTTGATCCACATGCACCCCATCTGTTAGTGCAATTAATCATTAAAAATGTAGTTTCGCTTACGCAATTGAGTCAGCGGGAAGACAATATAATTGAGGTGGACATTAAGAAAAGCcttatagccgagttagcaGTTAGCAAGAAGCATCGCACACTTAGTCCATTCATG GATGCATCCAACATACATGTAAAGCACAGTAATGACGAGTTCTTTACATTTTGTTCGTGTAAAAATTGCTTGAAATATCGTGAAATTGTCATACATATAATGGTAGAGCAATTTAAAACGGCGCACATGGTGGTAATGTTACTGGATGTGCTAATAAAGGCGTACGGGCCGATGCTAAA aaatcgaaCCGCTTACAATAAGTTTGAAAAACTTTTGGACGCTAATAAGGAAATATACTGGATAGCGTGTGGTTTTGTCTATAATAAAAAGGCTGAGCATATGGATTTCATATATGATGATTCCTTATCAGATAATATGATTTTCGTGCTTTTTAGTTCCAT ACTAATGGTAAACAACCCTCTGCTTTTGCTGCAAATATTAGCCTTTCACGTGGAATGCATCGTTAAGGCATATGCAGAAGGTTTTATCGAAATTGTTGAACCCGACAGCAATAAAATACCTGCTGAGGAAATGTTAACAT ATATTTTGGATGGTTATGACGACTTGTGTCGCATATCGGAACAAATTTCCAGCTATTTGTTTGCATTCGAAAACGATTTTCTACGCAAATTCAACTTAACATGGACATTACTGTGTCAACGTCTATATCAGCTACATGTCTACTCTAATCTCACTGATACCATGTTGGCTTGTATTATTACT ttaaaagAGGATGAACTAACCTCACGACATGCCTCACTTATCAAAAAATACATTCAGTTTGACGATAAAATGACATGTGTTGAAAAACGTTGGGCAGACGTTTGGAATGAACTGAACAAATTCAATTTGTCGGAAGCGGAACGCAAACGTCGAAAATGTCTACTAAATGTTCATCGCATATTCGATACTGTGGTACAGGATGCGATAGCCTTCTCATTGCAAGAATTCGATGACGACAATGATTTCTACGACTTTCAATGTCTGGAAAATAGGCAGCTAGCCTGGCAAAATATAATGGCATATACGAAGATGAAGTGGCCGGATGGGTTTTTCAAACCACCAAATACTTTGGTGTGCGAAGACAAGTGCAAGAAATGCAATGTGCTGTTGGAATATCATACAGA aaattgcAAGTGTATTACATGCTCTATAGCTGGAGGACCATTGCCACCCCGACGCAGCTCGGATAACACCTGCTACAAATGTATGGCGCAATCGCTAATAGAAAAGGAAGTTAATCTGTACGagtcgaaaattttaaatgtttgcacAAGTGATGATTTTCTATCATTTGTGAAAAGTAATAGCAAACGTAAAGGTTCCACACAAGATGAGCTGGACGATGAAGTTTGCAAGACATTGCCGGCCGTTGAAGGGAAAATTGACGACACAATCGAGATGGGACAATATCATATAGCCTGGGCTGTTTTTCAGCATTTAAATA ATCGAAAACGTTATAGATACGCATCTAttgacgaaaaatatttttgcaaagatTGCACAAGTCCGTCTTGCCTGTTAGCGCGTAAAATACTCAACAACGAAGTGACACATACTCTGTCTCTAAACTTGGTGCAATACTATCAGCAACTGTCGATGAGTATCGAAGAACTTCGTGCTATACTGCCAAACATTATGTTCTATAATCGAAAAATGATTGCTTTCAACATTGGATTCGATTTAGCGGATGTTCACGATCTAGTAGTGAAGATATATTGGACATTTATAATTTCTCTTTATGCTAGATATTTCATGGAGTTTGATCTTAAGTGCCCATTGAACTTAAGCTACTTTGAGTTGGAAAATAGTGACATTAAGCTGTGCACAGATAAAATAATAGGCAATAAGGACGACACAAAGTTCGTTAAGTTTctagataaaataaaaag TTTATCGCCTTTTAAAAGTCAGGTCGAATCAGA TTTTGCTTTTACTGTTGATGTACAcactgaagagattcaaaagaaATTGGATGAACTTCTTAATTTCGACGATGCGCAAAA CCCGGCTTTAAGTGATCAAATCCCACCGCCCATTACCAATATCGAAGCAACGACTGTTGTCGAGGATCATCCAAAAAAGAATTGCAAGGAGAAAATGAAGAAAT gctGTTTCGATCATTCGGATTTGGGTGATCACTGCAAAGAAAATCATTCCAGCAAGAAGCGCATcaaaaag GAGTGCAATCATGCTCGCATGAACGAGACTCGCGATAGATTGCGTAAAAAACTATCGCAACTGATAAATGCGCGTAAAAACATGAAAGCTGCGGCAGCCGCAGCGGCGGCAGCCAATGATCCACAGCAGCCGCCGCAACCACCACTCCTGCCAGCACAAACGACAACGCCAATAGCAAGCACGAGCACCAAGCAGCCACCTTCATTAAAGGCGGTAGctaaagcagcagcagcagctaccGCCGCCAATtctaaaacacataatttcaccgGCAACAAGTTGGAGGATGATGATGACAGCTTGGTTTGTCTAAGTACATTGTGTAAACGTATTAGTCATCTGCATATGAATCAAACTGCTTCTAGTGGGCAAAATGCGCAGCCAACAACGGAAACACCCAATGCTGTGGGCAAAAAAACCCCACCCGCTGCAGTAATCGGCTCGTCCAACATTCCAATGGCAAAGAGTGCAAATGCTGCCGCCTGGGAAGCAGCTAATCGGGAAGTCACTGCCAGCAAGATGGCTAATGGCAAAAGTGCTTCAGGTGGCAGTGAGAAAGGCGGTGGTGGTAGTGGTTCACGTGATTTGAGTGTGCTGAGTGTTTACCTGAACAGCTATTCGAAAGAGTTCCTAGATAATTACTCACGAGATCAATCGAAGGTGCGCAAGTGGATAAATGAAACGTTGAGCTACATCGAAGGTGGAACGGGAGCTTGTAGTAGTAATGGGAAAAAGCCACAACCGCAAACTACCAATCCGAAGAAAGCTGCTAAAaaggcaaaacaaaagcaacgcaAAGAAGAGGAGAAACGCATTATGGAACTGCAGGATCTGCGCGGACAGTTTCAAGATATTTACTTCAAGGAATTCACTGACAAACACAAACTTAAACTGTTAAAGGGCAGTAAGAAACGAGACAAAAAGCAAATCGGTGAACTCgaaacaaacattaaaaagcTGCAGCGCGCTAAAGCAAGAGTGGAAACTGTGATATTGGAGTTGATTGCGACGGTAAAGCAAACAAATgctgaatttaaattttcctattTGCCTACAAAGGAGCAACAAGTGGAAAAGTTGAAGGCAATTGAAGAAAACGCCAGCGGAGTCGGTGCAAGTGTGAGCCCTGATGCCAATGTAAGCTCAAGCGTGCCATCCACAATCGCCAACGCCATTGATGGTATTAATAACCTGAATGCCGCTACCGGTATTGTGCCTGGCAGCAGCAGTTATGCACTGCCATCTGCTTATGCACATGCCAATGTGCCCAGCGCATCATTTTCTCCTTATCAAATTGACTTCCAGTCTTCTCAAAGCGCTACATTGGGCGCAGGAGCTGCCACTGCGGGTTACGGCATGATTCGCGCACCCATGCCGACACCAATGTGCTATGCACCGCCCCCCCATCAGACACTCTCCCCAGATGTTGTCGCTGCCATGGCAGCCAACGCTGCCTGCAACTCGAATACCGACCCCTCCAAACGCATCGTCACAATACGTCGCGTTAACTTGCCAAACGTGCCAGAGCCACGTGTCACGGTCACCGCCAAGGGTAGCTCTCCGGATAAGGACAAGTTACTCTATACGTTTGTGAATGGTCAACTGGTACCCACTACGGCGCCGCCAATGACGCAACTGCCTGTACAGCAGTTATCGAATGTCACGGAACCCCGAGTTACTGTCAGCGCCAAAGTCAATCCTGCGGACAAAGATAAGTTGCTCTACTCATTCGTGAATGGCCAACTGGTGCCAACATCGACACCACCAATGACACAATTGCCATTACAACAAATACCTTTGCCACTGCCAATGCAGGCTCCATCGCCACCGCCGCCCATTGCTTCCAGCGAAATACCGGCGGAACATTTATCATTAACAATACCACCGCCACCTTTATCAAAAACGCAACTGAAAAAGGAGAGGCGTCGTGCAGCCAAATTGGCTGCCGAACAGGCAGCAGCTTTGGCGGCGGCTAAAGAAGAGCAACTGCGACAAGAGCAAGAATGTGCGCGTGCAGAGAAGGCGAAccaacaaaaagtaaacaaaaaggCCAAATCGAAAACCGATGAACCAACACAACGGCGGAATGAAACAACAACTGCTAATTCGAAATCAAAGAATAATCCTGGTAAGAATGCGGTTACGCCTTCGGCGTCAACCACTTCTGTGTCAACAGCGGAGGCTGTTGAGGGAGTGCCCAAGAAAGGCAATAAACCACTAATATCAGCATCACAACGACGTTCAGCATCCACAACTACTTCTTGCTCTGCCGGCACATCCTTATCTGCCACACCAGTCAACAGCCAAATGAACACGAGAGAAAATTCCGTGAGCAGTCAGAAGCCGACATTAGGGACAGCTGATAGAGCCAAGAAcatgaaaataatgaacaaaTCAGCTTCTCAGCAACACAAAACTTTGATTCAAACCCAAAAAACGATGCcgtcacaaaaacaaaaggacATAGTTAAAGGACAACAACAAACCAATAAGGGCAATGGTAGCAATAAAAAAGCGCTCGAATCTGAAAACAAAGAGAAGGCAAAATCGGCATCTCCAGAGCCTTCAGAAACTGTTGAAGAAGAAATTGAAATGAGAAAGCGAAAGAAGCGTAAGAAAGAGCATACGGAACGAGAGCGACTTATAGACAATGGTCAGTTCGGCAACAATCCCTTTGCAACACTGCATACGCAGGATTCTGATTCCGACTGGTATTCAGATTCGTCAAGCTACGATGAAACAGACTCGGAAGACGATCAACAGACGAGCCCAGTTATCATTGTCCCTCAAAAGACAATATCAAACCCGCCTGTATCTAAGTCTAAGGTATCACTAAAAGCAACAACGACTACTACTACATCAGTTCCGATGGCatcgacaacaacaaatgcCGCACCAGATGTTGcaaagccaaaaacaaaaactagtGGGTTGAAGACAAAAGATGAAGGTACTTCTAATCAACAAAGTCTAAGATCACAGAATAAGAAGGGTAAACAAGAACAGCGAAAAGATGATGGGGGAgtcaaaaaacaacagcaacaccaacaaactgtcacaccaccaccaccatctcAACAACAATCGTCACAACCAAAACAACGATCTGCAACCCAACCACAGCGTAAAAACGATAAGGATAGGGAACGAGAACGATACAGAGACAGAGATACGGTAAGCTCTAAGGGTAAagccaaaggaaaggaaaatgtgcAAGCGGGGCAAAGCAGTCAGCCAACTGGTACAGTAGGAAATAGAACTACCGGCACAACTTCTGTTGTGGGAGCTACTACGCATCGGGAACTTCCATCGAAATCTGGTCGTCAATCGTCACGACAGCAGAAGTTGACTGAAAACCCATCACAAAAACCAATGCAAAGCCAGTTACAAACGCAATCACAGGATCCCCCCCGCAACAGAGGGGGACGTGGTAATAGAGGTGGTGGTGGTAACGGTGGTTGCAGCGGTGATGGTGGTGGAAATGATTCACGTCCAAAACGAGGCGGTGGACGTTATGAGCGTGGCGGTCGTGGATCTG GTGGTGGCAATGGTGGAACGAATCAAAACTCCTCTCGTCATTCTGCTGACCCCAACCATCAAGTCTCCGGTGTTAGTGTCAGCGCTGAGGGTAAACCGCTCTCTAAGCGAGCACAACGACAAGCTCAAcgcaataaaaaattccaaaaacaacaacatttgcaCCACAATTACGAGGATTGCGGTGCAGGCATACCGAATAATATGGGCTACTTCAACCCGGATGAAGTTGTGATACCACCAGATCCGCAACCCTCTTTACAGcatatacaacaacagcaacgtcaATACAATAGCTTGCCGCAACAGCTCCAAGCCTTACATATTGGTGGCAATTTAAGTGTAAAAGTAAACGGTCAACCCCCGATGCAACCCAGTTACGCGAGTGTAAGTAATGGCGGTAACAATGCGACCTACCAAGGTATGGTTCCCGCACTAAGCATTATGGATCAATTGAATCGTGGTGTGCAGGTGGAAAATTTGTCGTTACCGCCCGGCATTACACTCACTAAAGTGGATCCGGTTAAGAGCGAACAGTTGCGCCAGAAGTCCGAATCCATACGAAAACTATCCAAACCCTTGCAGCAGCAACAGGCACAGCAGCCACAATCATTCCATCATAAGGCTGGTGCAACAATCATTGCACCACCTGTTGCTCCGGTTGGCAACTATTTCGGGGCAACACCATATGCAGGTGTGGCAGCAGCAGCCGCTGCATTAGAACAAAGTGGCATTATAATGGTTGAAGCAAATCCGGCtagtaataataacaacaagaaagCCTCGGAAAAAATTAATGCAGGCAACGGAACGGCAACAGGTGGTGGGAAACCATCAAAAAGTAAGAAGCGACGTAATAAATCGAAACAAGAGAGCAATGCACGTTCTGGAAATGTCGCTGCTTCTACTAACGGTCCAATTGGTGGTAATATTGGCGACATCGTTGCTGAGCAGAATGTTAACGGGCAGCCGAAGATGATAACCTTACGAAATCCGATGTTCCACGGTGGTGCTGCTAATGCAGCGGCAACcatactacaacaacaaccaggaCTCGTAACAGGCCGCCCGCTTGGCGGATTACCGCTAGCCGCACCAATACCTATGGATCAACCAGctgcaataattaaaaatgagaatGGCATGTTCACTATACGCAATCCGGCGTTACACCAGGCCGTAACGAATGGCCTAGCATTGGGCGGTTATCGGCAATTCGGTAATGTAAGCTATTATACGCCGCAAGAAGCCGCTGCCGAGGCTGTTAGAGCCACtcagctgcagcagcagcagcaacaacaacagctaaacTCTGCCAACCAAATGATTTCAACGAACAACAATGGTGACGGCAGTAGCGCCTCTTCGTCTTCGGCCTTCTCATATTTTTCGAATACCAGTTCGAATGCGAGCAGCGGCAATGCGCCGGCCTCGTCGTCTTCGTCGACTGGCAGTGTGGGTCCCGGTACAATTGGTAGCACACACAACACCATCAGTATTAGCTGTACAAGCATTGATGAAAATGGTGGCAGCACATCATTAACTGGTAGTAGTGGCTGCGGCGGCGGCTTGACAGGTGATGCCGCGATAATTGCGCGCCCATCACCGCAACAAAAATGCATCTCGGCCATTGGTAGTGAAGTCAAGAACGCATTACAGCAAAAGCAGAAATGCAAGGAAGGCACAACACCATGGCCCTCATTCGTGGGACAGGAGCTGCAAAACACTGTAGTGCCAGGAGCAGATAACT TGGCAgctgcggcggcggcggcagcttATTTAGGTGGTGCAGGAAATGGTTGTGTTAGTAATGCCGgtaatggtggtgttggtggtggtgcAGGTGGCTGTTTAACCGCAGCCTCGTTGCAAGAGAAATATCAACAGTCCAGCTACTATAACGGGTTTGTTGATGTTTTCCCACCAACAGCGCAGACCAGTAGCAGTCAAATGTCGACACCAGCTGTGCATTCCGCCAATACCGGTTCGCTATTCGATAGCGCCAATGATTGCCATTTACATCACCATAATTGCGGTGAGGATTCACCGCCACCCACCATCACCGGTTATAATTCATATTTGGATGGCATAACCAATACAGGTGTAATACGCTACGACGACGCTTCgttcttgaaaaatttaataccaGGACAAAATCTCAGCAATGAG gTCTCCATTCACAACATAAACGACTCGAATTTTACACGAAGTACGACATCACCGGTAGCACATCGTGTGGAAATCACGCCGGTCTACCGCAGCAGGCCAACGTCAACGACTACGAATATATACGAGCATTGTCCAACATCAGCAGCACTCACCCAGAATGCATTGAGCGAGCAACAGGCGAAATATCATCCGACAGTTGTGCCTAATTACAATGATACTTTAGCCGATTACGGGAATG ATGCTGGCATTTTTGCAACAAATAATCTCGTTAATTTGAATGAGCTCGATGCGGGCAGTGCTGGCACGGAATCTGATGTTGAATCCTATCAGCGTTATAATTATGAGTATGAGagtcagcaacagcagcagcagcaacaaaatgcAATGCTCGACCTAAACGAATTGCTAATCAAGAAGAGTTCGCACAGCCCGCATGCGCAATGCGCTTCTCCATACCTAGACGAAGCGGCCATGGACAGTTTTGTGCAAAATATCAGTACTTTACAAATATCAGCAGCCGCAGATGAGCAATGCGGCGGCCACATGAATGGGAATGGCAATGGCAACAGCGGCGTCGGCAGCAGTGGTGGTGGGAACAATAATAGCCGTAGCAGTGCGGGTGCTGCCGGTATACCGAGTAATTCTGCTACCACAACGACGGCTAATGGTTGGTGGTAA